A stretch of DNA from Lotus japonicus ecotype B-129 chromosome 4, LjGifu_v1.2:
cttcttagtgcttgctttcgtgaacggtttgagagtagaagtcatatgctcatcggcaatcaatgacttaggcaaagattgaacaagttggaatgcagaggcattctcttgtgcaatggcagtttggtcagtgatgaaagcagtgttcatggtagagtttggttgagatgtgagtggttcatttgttgtttcagtcaagggttcattgaggtttgtgtttggtgggagttttggcaatggttcagtgtggtgttgtgaatgtgttggagaggagtgtggtgtttgagtattgtcaacaaacagtgaatccagaaattctttgttggacatttcagaaggaatttcttgataaggtaagagagagtttgctaaccttgtgtgaaggacaatgtcctcatcaaagaagggctcctcaggttcagcagagagaatcttccttttctgatatgcaggttgtggttcaacagtaacttgagattcttcaaattgcttcctcaatctctttagctttttgggttcagtattcttgacaggcggagaaccttttcctgatctggttcttgaagcgatggggttggattgagaatgcaatggttcaccactcttcacaatcatgattcgaacagactgttcttcctcgtcctcagggaacggtgcgatgcggagagctgcaggaacagttctcttggacggttccttctttgacacatcggacagttctgtcagatttttcttccttgtctggacagtctgttcatcagataccttttcttttcctctggtgtttttccttgttctgggcaagtattcttcaggaacatcagaggcatcaaagggaatgttcattttgctcacatctcccagtctgatcggtgaaggaaagatcacatcttcattcaagcgatcctctgattccagaaactctttgataaCACCTTTCTTTTCGAAAACAACGGTCAGCAGTgagccaaaaggaaggtatccttggcttttctccagatagttgatcaagtagttccacatcaagtgtgcagggttaattttcactcttttcaagatcttgtacaatgcgtaccttgcatgcgcatttacataatttcttgcaccatcctttggtaagacaaccttgctaatcacagcattgttgaactttacatcatcaatgagattgcccacttccacagtcagtggttcctcttggttcttccaaatgcacttccagtcattaactttcgcaaaccaatttggggaatatttttcaccaacttccaacttcacattcagtgcttcagccatgtcgttgagagtcactgagatgatcttgtcatttactttggacttaatgacttgtctgtgatttatcacaacggcacagtcataaaattcctttaccaaaggcacatacacttcgcgctgagccatggtgtacaccgtctcccagtcctgatgaagtaagtctgcaagcccagccatcttcacgaaggcaaacaccttcagatcaaagtaccttggggacacaagagagttgtcacccagtttctcagttttcacggctccaacctccttgagttgaacagagcgttggcggttgatcctctctgatctcctctggatgatctccatttcttcagcagagtaaggtgttttaccacctttcttggatggggccttagatttggaaggggctttggaagaggtagcaagaactccggccatttgggaatgagaggaagtttcagagaaggcttagggtttctttacttggaagagagagagagagagtaaatgtcaaatgaagtgaggtgaaagagagagaaggaaatcttttggatatatttgatttggaataaggaatggcagttttgggtggtgtgcagatggcggttttcttttcatgagagggaaactattaaacaattgagcagttgagaccacgcgcgttaaaagtaagagagataactgcttcgcatttaatgtgatgagacctttcaaagttcactgttgtagcacgtgcaagagtaatgatgcattgaactaaacaatgtctttgccagctgttaaccaaacgatatagatttcctgagagcaacttcattgaacggagagttgttgaacgatttgatctactggttgaacagtgaggagacagaacagtgcggatgttcttcgaagaacgaaacctgcaaaatagaaacctttgtttccataccttttattgagcagagtgcatatttatccttgttcttagatctgagaatctgccttctaaaagaggtttcgtgagtatgtcagcaagttgatcttctgtgtgtatatgagatatatcaatgtttccctttgccacaagatctctaatgaaatgatgtttgatctcaatgtgctttgttcttgaatgctgaactggattcttggcaatattgatggcacttgtgttatcacataaaagaggtatcttgttttcatgaatgttgtaatcctcaagttgatgctttatccataggagttgtgtacaacaagaacttgctgccacatattcagcttcagcagtggataaggaaatagtgctttgacgtttacttgtccaggatactaaacagtttcccagaaagtgacatcctccactagtgcttttccgttcaactcgatcaccagcataatccgcatcacaaaatcctttcaacctgaaatcttcacctttctcatataatagaccaagattagcagtaccaattaaatatctaaagattcgcttaacagcactaagatgagattgctgtgggtttacctgaaaccttgcacatagacaaacactaaacattatgtctggtctgctggacgttaaataaagaagtgaaccaatcatccctctgtacgatgttgggtcaactggtgagctttcatcacttttgtccagaacagtgttgggatacataggagtactcatctcatttgacttgtgcatgttgtatttcttgagcatatcctttatgtacttggactgatgtatgaagatcttgtctttctcttgcttgatttgaagtcccagaaagaatttcagttctcccatcatactcatttcaaattcactttgcatgagagtagaaaattctttacacagtttatcgctagttgcaccgaagatgatatcatcaacatacaattgtacaaggatgtagtcgtccttcaattgcttcctgaagagggtgttgtcaatctttcctcttgaaaaaccattcttcatgagaaagttgcttagacgatcataccaagcccttggggcttgttttaaaccgtacagagctttcttcaacctgtacacgtagtctggagtggatggttcttcaaagcctggaggttgcttcacatagacttcctcttcaattactccgttcagaaaggcgcttttgacatccatttgatatagcttgatggaatgttgacatgcaaaagctaggagtatccttattgcttcaattcttgcaactggtgcgaacgtttcagtgtagtcaattccttcttgttggttgtaaccttgtgctactagtctcgctttgtttctagtgactttcccattttcatccatcttgtttctgaagacccatttagtaccaatgatagattttccagttggtcttggaactagggtccatacttgacttctttcaaattgatttagttcttcttgcatagccagaatccatccttcatcttgtagagcctcttcaacgttctttggttcaatctctgagatgaatgcgctgtttgattcttctctgaatgctgatctggtctttactctttctgatacacttccaatgatttgttctggtggatgatcacttctgtacttccactcctttggaagtgagattccgcttgaagtcatgacttggtcggactgttcaggaatagtaccaggaggtgacggagattgatcttcatgaactgattctgatggttgagctcttgttgtgtcgtcatctgcttcatcatgatctgctaggtctagattgagaaaatctctttctaaacgatcaacggccttgattgaactatcatcgaacttgacattgatagattcttcaacaacttttgttcttgagttgtaaactctataggctttggagtgagaagaatatccaaggagaattccttgatcagacttattgtcaaattttccgatgttgtccttggtgttgagaatgtaacacttgcatccaaatggatgaaagtacgatacagttggctttctatctttccatagttcatatggagtctttttcaacatgggtcgcatagatattctattctgaatgtagcatgcagtttcaatagcttcagcccagaaatactttggtagggaagtttcactgagcattgtccttgccatttcttgaagtgatctgttcttccgttcagctacaccgttttgctgtggtgtccttggagctgagaactgatggctgataccttcttgtgcacagaatttttcaaaatcttcattcacaaactctcctcctctgtcactgcgaatggctgtgatgcagtagcccttttcattttgaactcttttgctgaagatcttgaatgcttggaatgtttcatccttgcttcttaggaagtagacccaacagaatcttgtgtagtcatcgataatgacaaaacaaaatctttttccagaaacactagctaccctagtgggaccaaacaaatccatatgtaagaggtccagaggtttgctagtactgacaaagtttttagcacgacaggaggtacgatgctgtttgctttgagtacatgcagaacatgtagcatcagatttaatagatagttttggcaaaccacgtactaagtcattacttatgattttagtaatggtccttaaggatgcatgccctagcttcctatgccaaagccatgtattatcctctgatgatactagacaagttacattttgatttgctaggttttccaagttcgtcttatatagattcccttgtctctgagcttcaaagatgattttgtcatcggaatcagtaacactacacttcactttattaaaggaaacagtgaacccactatcacataattgacttatgctaagtagattatgttttaacccttcaactaataagacattattaattactggaagaggtttcttaccaacagtaccttctccaacaatgaatcctttttgatttccaccaaaggttacaaatccaccatcagatctaacttgaatcttggggaacatagacttttctcccgtcatatgacgcgagcatccactgtctaggtaccattgttggcgtttccttcgttctgttaagtaaatctgcaacaggaattattgatttcttaggtacccagattttcttgggtcctatagggttagttgcacgcttgggaggaatcttcttctcatagaagattttctttccttccctttctattgaacagttcacaacaaatttagattcactatcaatagaagaagtaaacgatatatcagacatagtttcattagacggttcactgctgtcaaaacccagaccacttttatcatataagtctctactgtttccacatagtttaactaagttgccatgccctattgtgaaagtagataaatcatcaatcaaaactttgattcttttctttaaagcagatacttccattgtggagtcttgtttctttaaaaactcattttcatgaataatggaatctttttcttttaaaactttctcatgttctttttgcaacttggaaaactgtttcttcaggttcttgtatttttcagataaagtgtaagaatgttcaagcagttcattaaactcttcttcaaggttttcagatcttacctcatcatcttcatcatcatctgatccatctactgaagccatgagagcgaatagagattcttcatcttcttcttcctcgtcatcttcagagttgttttcagaatcatcccagccagttactagagctttcttcttcttgtagaatggtttcctgacaggctttttagctagtctaggacagtctggtttgatgtgacctggctttttgcattcgaaacatgtaatgttgcttttgtctgcagttgaggtgctttcacctttgtgtggaaaggatttctttttctgacttgattctcttttgttgtgcttcttcaggccttttcctctttgttgtttgatccacatctttttgaactttctgttgaacagtgcttgctcatcatcggacagttcttctgaggaatcttcttcatccgacatttctttcgtctgactgtttttggagatgttagctttgaaggcgatgcttttctgcttctttaggctttcatcttgagaaagttcaatctcatgaaccttcagagatcccaggagatctacaagttttagtgtgctaagatctcttgcttcttggatagcagtaactttgggtctccatcttttaggaaggcacctcagtatttttgtgatttgatcaatgtgtgcgtatgtgcgatcgagatttcgaagaccattgataatggtttgaaatcttgcgaacatttcatcaatggtttcattttccttcattttgaaggtttcatattcagccactagtaaacttactttggcttgacgtacatttgctgtaccttcataggcaagccctagagcttcccatacttctttggcagttgcgagtccatcaactttgtccaactgagctttgcttaaggcacataagagaaatagttttgcctttgaattgagttgatagtctttgcgttgagcttctgtcagctgatctttcttgatgggttcaccagcgtcatctttatagacgatgtttccattttcaatgatatcccacaacttgtagcttgaggattctatgaaaagttgcatgtgcgtcttccagtagggatattcggttccatcaaagaaaggaggcttgttggtggatgagcccgtagcgatagcttgatcttctgccatggatctttactctacacctgttaagatgttagttctagagcctaagctctgatgccaattgatatgtaaataagtaacacaagaaagggggggtttgaattgtgttcttaaaaattacttgttaaaactttagtttatgaaaagaagataagttcttaagaaaattgttttggtgacttttcaaaaactgtttagtgcagcggaagtaagtaaataaagcagaacgatcagcacacaggaatttatactggttcaccctaaacgattgggctacgtccagtacttggccaccaccaagattttcactagcaagtatcaaagacttctccaatacaagtattagacaggacttctccaagtattatcacggacttctccaagtattgtacaggactcctcctagtattatcacggacttctccaagtattgtacaggactcctcccacaatcaacaagattgtttggctctacaagaaatctcttctcaaaagagttggtgtagacaatttatggcactggaactctcaagtgttttgggttctgaaaggacgttggaacacacaagagttcagaatctaagagagaagtaagagaagaggtttgactcttttaaggtttggtattctctcttgatttagcagaggtatgagatcggatttgactcttaggaaatctgctgtgagcttttaatgctttgaagaatgtttggagtaactgctctgagttctttcttttcttgcaataaatttttctcttcttgtcttcttcaatcttcagatatgtcctttatatatgatcttgctagttgtgtagccgttgagacacaaaatctggccgttgtttgtggccgttgtgagtgtcatctaaccattgattcaaatctccggttggtagcttcattaaatgcatgctgctgttcaaagctatcctttagccaaaaaggtgtactttgtcagctagtaggtggtgatagctttgggctactttgcagaagagagacattttggaaaagtgatgttgacgtgttgtcctttttcctcttcattggtcatcgagacttctctcttcaaaggtaaatcagtttgcacgtgaccagattagcttccttctgactaaagcatggggcaaatagttgagatacaattttgactttcccgctcaaaggcttcttctgaaattctgaggtatgacgtggcatgaaacgatacagaataagtgtcttccttgtttactggacgatgcggtcatatcttgcgtaaacttctttttccttataaggcttagacatattcgttgaagcatgcaaccttataatatatatttcctgaaaaatgtcattaacatctggaattagattttagtagagaaaagtatttataaaaattgttaggatcaaaataagattgaaacacgttgtaacacgtttgaacttaacaagaCTCATTCCTAACTTTCACCTTAGAAGACACCTGTTGAAATTAAGCAAGAATGGGTTAATGGGTTCTCCCCCTCCCCCCCTCTCTTTCTTTGCTCATAGGactcaaaatttgaattttcagcAAGAAAGAAGATATGATAGTTTGATACCACTAAGCGCGTAGATCAACTAACTCAAGGTTGTTTTAACTGAAGAAGTGATCTTGAACTCAAGTCTCTGCTGAACGCAGTTGCATTAAACACTTATATGGAGAGCAATTTCGTCAATGTGAATTGTCAATTCTTCAAGCGCAACGAAGGCGTGCAATTATTGGTGCAAGATATTTCGTAATAGGGTTCGATATTTGCACATACACATTTGCTTGACATAATTACGACACATACATTTAGCGGCAATTTTTTACCACCGTTAAACCCAAAGAGTAAAACCAAACCTAGTATTAGAGGTTTCAAAACCCCTGCAAAACAAACATGCAATATTGTGGCGGCCATTTCAGTCTTTCTAAACTGTTTAAAAGACGCTAAAAAAAAGAAgcatttagcgggggttttaaaACCCGGGAAATATTAATACACAATCTTGTGCCTGTCAGTTGCGCTTCCTAAACCGCCAGAAGGTCGCAGCTAGCTACCGTATGTACACAAATCATTATTGTTcgtaatatttttatttaaaatgttCTTGAATCTTGACATGAGATCAAAACAAGAGCAAAACACGAATGAAGTAAAATCGAAAGACTAATTCTGTTTACGTACAAGTCTCTgcaaacaaacaacaaacagacAGGTACTCTGCAGTCTGCACAATCTCAAGATATGGAATGGCGTATTTTCTTCTCTGGTTTCAAACGATCTTTGAAAGGTGTTGTGACAGTATCAGCAGCAGCACGTGAAAAAGGATAAAGACGCCCAAGTTTTCTGGACACAGATTTCATGAATGATTTTCTAGGCAATGGAGGCTTGTTCACTGAAGGTGAATAAGCACTTATCAAAGGACTACTAGGAGCTGATGATTCATGTGCAGGTTTTTCAATCTCTTGtagcttcatcttcaacttcACAATCTCTCGTTTCAGTTCTTCATTTTCTCTACGTAAATTGGAGATTACTTTTGAAACTGGATTCAGCTCAGCAGAATACACATTCAACTTGTCAGGAATCGAAGTACCATCCCAATTTACACCACCATCATTCATGGTCTCGCGAAGATGTTTCTGTTGGAAAGAGAGAACTTGAAGTACTGTTTGGACCGGAAGCCTGTCATTTTGAGCAGCGTGTGCACGCGCATCGCGTGATAGCTTCTGGCAATGCATCACGCTGCAAacgttcttcttctccatttcaCTTAGAAAAGGATGAGCCTGAGAATTGTTGATAATTCCAAATTTTATCAGCACTCATCATGAAGTTCTAAATTGCAGTCGGCAACCACAAATGTGGCTGCATTGTAACGGGTTTTAAAGTCCACGCTACAGCATTGTGACCGCAATTGTGGCCATTTTAACCCGCATTTATCGGTTCGCAACTGCAATTTAAAACTTTATGATTCCAACGTGTCATGTAAAAATTTAATATGAGAAGAACACAGTAACTATTATATCCTTGAACTCAATGACAGAACTATTGTAAGTTCAATTTTGTCATAAACCTATATGACAAGTGACAACATCAATGTATAAAGTAAAACCAAATATGCTGAAGCCTAAAAATATGTGCTGCATAGGAGACACAAAACTAAGGTACAATTTGATAGGCATGTTCTCTTTCTATGTTTGGTGCATATTAAGAGCAGAATAAAACATGGCAGAAAGTAGGAAAAGTGGTACAAAAAAAACAGAACATAACACCCTTTTTCATGCTGTTTTATCTATGTGCCAAACATTACCTATTATTAGTAATTAGTATGCAAAATACTAAACTATGAGTGCTTGTTTAAGTAAAAAATTATAGCAGTACAATAAGTGGAAATAAGCTTCAATCAagaaggcttaaaagcatttcatgTCCCTGATGTATTACAGTTGTGCAAATGTTGCCCCTACTCTTTTTTTGTCTACGTTTGTACCCTCCATGCTTCTGAAAAGTGCAacgaatgcccctccgtcactCTTACGTTAAAAATGGATGATGTGGCTGTTAAATGTCACATCAGCATCCTACGTGGCGTGACacgtcattaaataaaaatcagaatTTGGAAAGGTGGGGGGGTTCGAACCCAGGACTTCAAAGTGGCAAAACAAGCCCTTAACCAGTTGAGCTACTTAGATAATTGTTATATTTAgcaacataattttatttatagaatttatattattcatcttcttccctcacCATCATCATGcctttttcttcctcttccctcattatcaccatgcctttttcttcctcttcttccctcACCATCACCATGGAGCAACCACTGCATTTtaccttcctcttcttccctcACCATCATCATGGAACAACCAGTAAAGCTCTCTTCATCGTGCTTTCTTTTCCATGGCTGAGAAGCCTTACCCACCATGGTTGAGTCATCACCACCCTCAACCTTCATCATTTTCCCAACCTTAGTTCTTCGAATTTCTTCACTAAACCCTCTCCGGATTACCTTAAAAACGTTTTTGGGTGAGTAAAGAACAATTCAGGAAAGTTTGGGAGAATTCTGGAGATTTCCCGGCGAAGGTCTCGCCGGAGAAGGTGGCGGTTCACGGCGGTCTATGATGGAGTTTCGCCGGAGGAGGAAAGGAATAGTGggtcttcatcctttcgcggccagGAACACGACGGTGGTGTCCGTTTCTCCAAAAGCTTTACCGTTTGTTTGGAAACCTCATTTGCAGGTCGGGTGGCTCGCTGGAAAAGCTCTCAAATCTCGTTGATACTGGTTAAGTACCTCAACTGGTTAATGGTTGTTTTGAATCCCCAAACGCAGCCTAAATTTCAATCCTCATACCCAAACAGAACaccccaaaaaaataaaaaccggAACTTTGAATCTCCTTCTTTAGAAATCGTAATTCCAATTTCTTCGATAGCAAACGCAACTCCAACGACAATTGCACTGAGAACCTCAACCAGTGTTATATATTACATTGTTATATATTACATTGTGTtacaatatttcaaattaaggGAATAAAACAAAATCATTTTCTATATCCTTAAATTGAGTTTGTCAGATTCACGTGGAGTGGGGTTGAGTTTGAGAAATTGCTGAAAATGTGAGTTTGTTCATGTAGGAAATTTGTCAGAgtgagggaagaagatgaataagatAAATGCTATAAATATAATTCTGTTGCTAAATAGAACAATTATTTAAGTAGCTCAACTGGTTAAGGGCTTGTTTTGCCACTTTGAAGTCCCGGGTTCGAAACTCCCCCCACCTTTCCaatttctgatttttatttaatgacgtGTCACGCCACGTAGGATGCTGATGTGGCATTTAACAGCCACGTCATCCATTTTTAACGTCAGagtgacggaggggcattcgtTGCACTTTTCAGAAACATGAAGGGTACAAATGTAGACAAAAAAAGAGTAGGGGCGACATTTGCACAACTGTAATACATCAGGGgcatgaaatgcttttaagccaatCAAGAATGAGTAATTTGAGACGTTGTACAACCATCTTATAGCATGTTTAGGTAATCTTctctttcttcagaatgaaaTCTAAAATTCAGAAGCTACTGCTTCTGCTCATAGTTGATTCTGATTTTTGAGttaattgtagaagaatttctaAACATGCACTTAGTATAAAAACCGTACCTTGAGATAGATGTCTATGGCTCTATACTTCCCATCTTCTGTTGGTATTGATTGTTCAGGAATTAGTTCAGCAATGCTGATGAACTTTGAAGCCGGTAAATTTCTGTCAGCAGCTATTTCAGCAAGGTAGTTCTCCATTAACTTTCCAACCCTTACAATACCTCTTTGTGAAGGAGAAAAATACTCATCATCTGCACTGGACACTGAATGATTTCCTATTTCAAATTCAAGGTAACTCACCACGATCCTCTGCACTGTATCCACATCAAACAAAGTGTTCCCGGGAAAGGAATAGGAAGGAATCAGAAGATCATCTAAAACAGCCTGTCCTAATTGCATGGCCACTCTCTTCTCCAAATCAAGCCTGCAAGCAACGGTTGTCTCAAGATAGATTGCTGCTCGGAGCAACATGGATAGAGAGCTGACAGACATTGCATTCTTCTCTCTTGGTAGAAGGCTCACTAGTGTCTCTACAACAACCCTCTTCTCGTGCTCATGTTGTGGTTCAAGCTCCTTCCTTCCCTTTCCAAATATCTCCTGCACCACAAAAATGAAATTTCAAGATTCAATACATAAAACCATACTGATGTAGGAATGTCTTGAATTTCGTTATGAGGAACAATTCTA
This window harbors:
- the LOC130715942 gene encoding BTB/POZ domain-containing protein SR1IP1-like; amino-acid sequence: MKKTSEWNFPQEIPSDVTVQIDNASFSLHKFPLISKCGYIRKLVSESSEADVSFIELSNVPGGAEAFDLAAKFCYGINFEISVENIAMLRCVAEYLEMTEDNSIGNLVGRSDFYLNEVALETISGAVSVLHMPETLLQVAEKAKLVNRCIDAIAYMASKQSQLCSPARSQCSSDGVMSSSMASHRRPVVHWWGEDLTVLRIDIFQRVLIAMMGRGFKQFDLGPIIMLYAQKSLEGLEIFGKGRKELEPQHEHEKRVVVETLVSLLPREKNAMSVSSLSMLLRAAIYLETTVACRLDLEKRVAMQLGQAVLDDLLIPSYSFPGNTLFDVDTVQRIVVSYLEFEIGNHSVSSADDEYFSPSQRGIVRVGKLMENYLAEIAADRNLPASKFISIAELIPEQSIPTEDGKYRAIDIYLKAHPFLSEMEKKNVCSVMHCQKLSRDARAHAAQNDRLPVQTVLQVLSFQQKHLRETMNDGGVNWDGTSIPDKLNVYSAELNPVSKVISNLRRENEELKREIVKLKMKLQEIEKPAHESSAPSSPLISAYSPSVNKPPLPRKSFMKSVSRKLGRLYPFSRAAADTVTTPFKDRLKPEKKIRHSIS